The stretch of DNA TGCAATAAACCAAAACTGTTCAAACACGATTTATTGCACCAGCATAACATGTGTTGTGGCGGAACTGTAGAAATATTTATTGAGCCAATAGAAAAAATGAAACGACTTTACATTTTTGGAGCAGGACATACCGGACAAGCATTAGCCAAATTTGCTAAAGTGTTGGATTTTGAAATTTTTGTGATTGACGATAGAAAAGAATACATCGACCAATTATCAGCTGTTATAGAAGTAAATAAATTGAATGTTGACTATAAAGAAATTTTACCAAAATTGCCATTTGATAAAAACACTTACGTGGCAATTTTAACCTATGAGCATGAAATAGATAGAGATATTTTGTCTTACTGCATCAAACAACCATCGGCTTATATTGGAATGATTGGCAGTAAAAGAAAAGTAGAAATGACAAAAAAAATGTTTTTAGATGCGGGAATAGCAACAAAAAAACAACTAAACAATGTTGATATGCCTATGGGCATTGATGTTTTAGCAGAAACACCAGAAGAAATTGCCATTAGCATATTAGCAAAATTAATATCAATAAAAAACAAGAAATGAGAAAGAAAGTAGCCATAGTTACTGGGGCAGCAAAGGGAATAGGAAAAGCCATTGCCGAGAAAATGATTGATGAAAAATACATCACTATTTTAGTAGATGTTGATGAAACAGCAGGAACTTCGTTAGCAAAAAAATTAGGCGAAAATGCTCATTTTTATTCATGTAACATTAGTGATGAAAAGGCTGTTAATTCTTTCTATAATTCAGTTCTCGAAAATCACAAACATGTTGATGTGTTGGTCAACAATGCTGGAATTATAAAAGACAATGTAATTTGGAAAATGCCTACCGAAGATTTTGATGCGGTTATCGACATCAATTTAAAAGGAACTTGGCTCATGTGTAAAAATGCTGCCAGCATTATGAAAAACCAACAAAATGGACGTATAGTAAACATTACATCAAGAGCATGGTTGGGAAACCCTGGTCAATCAAACTACTCTGCATCAAAAGCTGGAGTGGTAGGTTTAACACGTGTATTAGCATTAGAGTTAGGTAAACATGGTGTTTTAGTAAACGCTATTGCTCCTGGTTTAATTGATACGCCTTTAACTCAAAAATTACCTATAGATGTTCAAGAAAAATTGATTCAGGCACAACCTACAAAATCGATGGGTAAACCTGAAGATATTGCCAATGCAGTAGCATTTTTAAGTAGTGAAAAAACACAGTTTATTACAGGGCAAACACTTTATGTTGATGGCGGAAAAAGCATAGGAGCTGGCTTATAAAAATTGGAATAGTTTTTAAAGAAAACAATATGGAAATAGTAAGTTATATCGTTAATGGAAAGGAATACAAAGTTATTGTAGAGCCACACGATACTTTAGCGAAGGTTTTACGAGAAAAAATAAATTTAACAGGTACAAAGCTGGGTTGTGAGCAGGCAAGTTGTGGTGCTTGTACTGTTTTTGTTGATGGAAAAGCTGTTCAAAGTTGTGTTACTCCAGCATTAAGAGTTGCAGGATGTGTAATTACGACCATTGAGGGCGTTGCTGACCAAAATAAACTGCATAAGCTACAAGAGAAATTTGTTGAAAAAGGTGCCATACAATGTGGTTATTGCACTCCTGGTATGATTATGACTTCGTTAGATTTTTTAGAAGAAAACCCTAATCCTTCTACCGATGAAATTAAAGAAGCATTATCAGGAAATTTATGTAGATGTACTGGGTACAAAAAAATTATTGAAGCTGTTGAATCATACGTAAAAGAAGAAAATCATCTTCATCCACCTTTAGGACATCTTCCAAAAAGTGATGCTTCAAAATTTAAAATGGTTGGACAGGGTAGACCATATATTGAATCAACAAAAAAAGTTCAAGGAACAGCTGATTATGCTGATGACATTAAAATTAAAAATGCCTTATGTTGTAAGTTTTTGAGAAGTACGCACGCTCATGCTAAAATCAATAAAATAGATATTAAAGCTGCTTTGGCATTGCCTGGAGTAAGAGCCGTTATTACTGGTAAAGAACTACCTATAAAGTTTGGTGTTTTACCTATTTCGCAAGATGAAACAGCAATGGCTGTAGAAAAAACAAGGTATATTGGCGAAATTGTTGCTGCTGTTGCTGCAGATACAGAAGAAATTGCTCAACAAGCATGTGCTTTAATTAAATTAGATTATACACCATTACGACCATTTTTTGATATGGAAGAATGTTGTGAAGACATTGGTGATTACGAGAAAATTCACGAATACGGAAAATTTAACAACAACATTCATAAAAAGGCTGAATTACGTTTTGGAAACCAACAAGAAGGTTTAGCTGCTGCCGACCATAAAGTTAAAGTTGATTTTGATTTTCAAGGAATTAATCACGGGTTTACTGAACCGCATGCTGCAACTGCATGGTGGGACGAAAATGGGTTAACTATTATTACGGCAACCCAAGTGCCACATTATTTACATCGATATTTAGCCAAAGTATTAGAAGTTCCAATGAATAGAGTTAGGGTTGTAAAGCCTTATGTTGGAGGTGGTTTTGGTGGTAAATCCGACCCATTTCCTCATGAAATTATTATTTCACATTTATCTAGAATTCTAGGACAACCTGTTAAAATGCGCTTTAATAGAGAAGAAGTGTTTCTAACCAACCATGGTCGTCACCCATCCAAAATGAGTGTTGAAATGGGAGTTAATAAAGATGGAACTATTCAAGCATTAGATGCCGATATTATAATTGATGGAGGTGCTTATGGTAGCTTTGGTGTAGTAACATCATATTACAATGGGGTTTTATTACAAGCTCCATACAAAATAAACAACTTTGGATTTAGAACACGTAGGGTTTATACTAATAAGCCACAATGTGGTGCAATGCGTGGTCATGGTGCTGTAAATTCACGCTATGCTGTAGAAACCATTATTGACCGATTGGCTCATGAAATTGACATGGATCCATGTGAAATGAGATTGAAAAATTTTCTTGATGGAAATACCTTAACGGTTGGTCAGTATAGAATAACGTCAAACGGAAGTAGAGAATCCTTACAAAAAGTAATGGACTTGTCGGATTGGAAAAACAAGTTTAAAAAATTACCAGAAGG from Flavobacteriales bacterium encodes:
- a CDS encoding XdhC family protein — its product is MNIYNEIEEIRKSGVDAALCTIVHTKGSTPRKVGSKMLVYSSGTIKGTIGGGSLEKEVIKNALYQLKCNKPKLFKHDLLHQHNMCCGGTVEIFIEPIEKMKRLYIFGAGHTGQALAKFAKVLDFEIFVIDDRKEYIDQLSAVIEVNKLNVDYKEILPKLPFDKNTYVAILTYEHEIDRDILSYCIKQPSAYIGMIGSKRKVEMTKKMFLDAGIATKKQLNNVDMPMGIDVLAETPEEIAISILAKLISIKNKK
- a CDS encoding SDR family oxidoreductase, with product MRKKVAIVTGAAKGIGKAIAEKMIDEKYITILVDVDETAGTSLAKKLGENAHFYSCNISDEKAVNSFYNSVLENHKHVDVLVNNAGIIKDNVIWKMPTEDFDAVIDINLKGTWLMCKNAASIMKNQQNGRIVNITSRAWLGNPGQSNYSASKAGVVGLTRVLALELGKHGVLVNAIAPGLIDTPLTQKLPIDVQEKLIQAQPTKSMGKPEDIANAVAFLSSEKTQFITGQTLYVDGGKSIGAGL
- a CDS encoding molybdopterin-dependent oxidoreductase; translated protein: MEIVSYIVNGKEYKVIVEPHDTLAKVLREKINLTGTKLGCEQASCGACTVFVDGKAVQSCVTPALRVAGCVITTIEGVADQNKLHKLQEKFVEKGAIQCGYCTPGMIMTSLDFLEENPNPSTDEIKEALSGNLCRCTGYKKIIEAVESYVKEENHLHPPLGHLPKSDASKFKMVGQGRPYIESTKKVQGTADYADDIKIKNALCCKFLRSTHAHAKINKIDIKAALALPGVRAVITGKELPIKFGVLPISQDETAMAVEKTRYIGEIVAAVAADTEEIAQQACALIKLDYTPLRPFFDMEECCEDIGDYEKIHEYGKFNNNIHKKAELRFGNQQEGLAAADHKVKVDFDFQGINHGFTEPHAATAWWDENGLTIITATQVPHYLHRYLAKVLEVPMNRVRVVKPYVGGGFGGKSDPFPHEIIISHLSRILGQPVKMRFNREEVFLTNHGRHPSKMSVEMGVNKDGTIQALDADIIIDGGAYGSFGVVTSYYNGVLLQAPYKINNFGFRTRRVYTNKPQCGAMRGHGAVNSRYAVETIIDRLAHEIDMDPCEMRLKNFLDGNTLTVGQYRITSNGSRESLQKVMDLSDWKNKFKKLPEGYGIGVACGFFISGSALPIHWNEYPQSVVHLKVDLDGRVLVTSGASDIGQGSDTMLAIIVAEVLGLSLDNIFVVAADTTLTPIDLGSYSSRVTFMAGNAAKTAAENLKEQILDAISILHNVSKDELNFQNERVFSNDGKVDLSWSEAIENSTRRVGALNSTGAYNSPKLGGDFKGSGAGLSPSYSFGAVITEVKVDAATGHVKVIDIWGAHDAGKALNPLAVEGQLEGSWHMGLGQALSEQMKYYNGLLVNSNLVDYKIPTTKDTPPIHTNIIETIDPEGPFGAKECGEGAIHPVIPAIANAIFDAVGIRVTSLPINSEEVLNQLKVKSEKLKVVK